The nucleotide sequence ATTTCATGCTAAAGATATCCATGAAGTAAACCATGATATAAATTAAGCCCACAAACTCAATAGCCTGAATGATTTTTGTGATTCCGTCATACCATTTAGGTAGTTTCTTGTAAACCCATGAGAAAACCATGATATTCAAAAACAATCCTATAAAGCCAACTAAATACTTCTGCCAGTCTTTGAGGTAAAAAATATAATTCTCATTCATAATCATAGAAACTATGTTTGCGTGAATCACACCTCCATACATGTCAGGGAAAGCTCTGCCGATATAAGTATCATTCAATGGTGTAAAGAATTTGTCTTCAAAGTTTTCTCTGTCTCCCAAGTACTCACCTAGAAAACAAAATATAACCACTTTCCCCTCAATGATTTCCGGAACATAATTACTACCGAAAACATCCCCTACATCTAGTGCATAATACTTATTACCAAACTTAGTAGCCCCATAATCAAGTACATTACCACGGTAATTAATTACCTCCAACTCATTTCCTCTATCTAAAAAGAATTGAGCTTTAGCTGAATCGAGATAACTCGACATCTTCACTCCAAATGCAATTTGATTTTCCCCATCTGCTGTTTCAATCTGTGGTACAAATTGACGACACATTTTCAAATCTTGCTGCACATTCGCATCTGTATCCAGATTGGCAAATGCGGGCTCAGAATTGAATGTAAACCATGGCCAAGACGTATGAACCGAATCAAATTCATCAGTTTCAACATTGTACAAAACCTTTGTTACCATCACTAGATTCTCTACCCTACTCAAAGCATCCATCAACATCATATCACCCAGTGTATCTTCTTTCGGGAAATCGAAAAAAGAGTCCACTCCAATAACTGCTGGATTATGCTGACTAATGGAATCAATCATCATCGCAATTCCTGCACGTGACTCCAATCCTATATTAACCATAACTACATTTTCATCAGCTATGGGGTCATCCAACAACTGCGAAAAATAGATATCAGTAAATTCCATGTCACCAAAGGCATCCCCTATTGGATCAAATATGTCAAAGATCTTTGCTTTTGAGACGACTGTGCCTACAAAAACCATTAAGCCAATAATAAAAATTGTTCCAAGGATTACATCCTTCCAAAATCTTCTAAACATTGTGTATTCGTTGGTGAGTTAGTCAGTTACGATTATATATGCAAGTAAAACATTTATCATCAACGATCACAATTTGTGTATTAGAAGAATTCAATTTTTTCTTCAAATTACGCAATAAAAACTTTAATACTCGTCCTATGGATTCAACTTTTCGGCGAACACATCCAAATCATCTACAAGTACTTAAGGAAAGACTATTGTTAGGTGAAAGAGTTTATTTAAGCAAGGCAATAACTTTAGTTGAAAGCAAAAAAGCAGAAGACAAAATAGCAAGTTCAGAACTGATAGATGGTATCATCAATAATACGGGCAAAAGCCTTAGAATAGGAATAACGGGAGTACCTGGAGTAGGGAAGAGTACATTTATAGAAGCTTTTGGTTCTATGCTGACAGGAAAAGGGAGAAAAGTAGCAGTTCTCTCCATTGACCCAAGTAGTAATAGAACACGAGGAAGCATTTTGGGTGACAAGACAAGAATGGATCAGCTATCTCGTGATCCTAACGCTTTCATTCGTCCCTCAGCGTCAGGTTCGAATCTTGGTGGAGTTGCGCAAAACACACGAGAAAGTATCTTGTTATGTGAAGCAGCAGGTTTTGATATCATCATCATTGAGACCGTTGGAGTTGGTCAAAGTGAGACAGTAGTAAAAGGGATGGTCGATTACTTTTTACTTCTCATGCTAGCTGGTGGAGGTGATGAGTTGCAGGGAATCAAGCGTGGAATCATGGAAATGGCCGATCACATTTTGATTAATAAGGCCGACAAAGAAAACATTAAGGCAGCAAAAAAAGCTAAAGAAGATTATAAAAATGCCGTTCATCTATTTCCTCCAAATGATGCCGATTGGATAGTTCCAGTAGGATTATGCTCAGCCATAGAAAAGTCAGGAATAAACGAAGCATGGGATCAAATAGAAAAGTATGAAGCTGTAAGTAAAGAGAATGGTTGGCTTGACATAAATAGAAAAAATCAATCAGTAGAGTGGTTTCACGAACGCATTCATGCCCGTTTAGAAGATA is from Marinobacter alexandrii and encodes:
- a CDS encoding CHASE2 domain-containing protein, with protein sequence MFRRFWKDVILGTIFIIGLMVFVGTVVSKAKIFDIFDPIGDAFGDMEFTDIYFSQLLDDPIADENVVMVNIGLESRAGIAMMIDSISQHNPAVIGVDSFFDFPKEDTLGDMMLMDALSRVENLVMVTKVLYNVETDEFDSVHTSWPWFTFNSEPAFANLDTDANVQQDLKMCRQFVPQIETADGENQIAFGVKMSSYLDSAKAQFFLDRGNELEVINYRGNVLDYGATKFGNKYYALDVGDVFGSNYVPEIIEGKVVIFCFLGEYLGDRENFEDKFFTPLNDTYIGRAFPDMYGGVIHANIVSMIMNENYIFYLKDWQKYLVGFIGLFLNIMVFSWVYKKLPKWYDGITKIIQAIEFVGLIYIMVYFMDIFSMKLDLTFLLFAVAISGDGLEVFYGVVKNSLSKEGRKELFKVSRL
- the meaB gene encoding methylmalonyl Co-A mutase-associated GTPase MeaB, whose amino-acid sequence is MDSTFRRTHPNHLQVLKERLLLGERVYLSKAITLVESKKAEDKIASSELIDGIINNTGKSLRIGITGVPGVGKSTFIEAFGSMLTGKGRKVAVLSIDPSSNRTRGSILGDKTRMDQLSRDPNAFIRPSASGSNLGGVAQNTRESILLCEAAGFDIIIIETVGVGQSETVVKGMVDYFLLLMLAGGGDELQGIKRGIMEMADHILINKADKENIKAAKKAKEDYKNAVHLFPPNDADWIVPVGLCSAIEKSGINEAWDQIEKYEAVSKENGWLDINRKNQSVEWFHERIHARLEDSFYSRPGIEDELKKREELISSQKISVRKAVDELFS